The Solibacillus sp. FSL W7-1464 genome contains a region encoding:
- a CDS encoding IS3 family transposase (programmed frameshift) has translation MITLRSVYLMKRERRTYTPEFKLQLVKLYENGKSRADIAREYDITPSALDRWIKNQKETGSFKAKDNRSTEENELLQLRKEVKQLRMENDIFKASSADHGTKIEVIQKNADRYSVSAMCKVLQFSRNTYYYHLRKKDDHEKQAAKADLEERIFKIFQRSRNNYGTRKIKKELAKQGLIVSRRRIGRMMKILGISSNYTVAYYKPQKKQSNEAVIANVLNRVFEQNQKYAVLVSDLTYVRVGKKWHYVCLFVDLFNREIVGASAGPNKDAALVYKALSTIKGNLSDVQLFHTDRGSEFDNQLMAEATEAFGIKRSLSAKGCPYDNAVAEATYKSFKIEFVYQMTFLSLEQLDLELWDYVNWFNNIRIHQTLGYLTPAEFKQQPL, from the exons ATGATAACCCTTAGGAGCGTGTACCTTATGAAAAGAGAACGTCGTACTTATACCCCTGAATTCAAGCTACAATTAGTTAAACTTTATGAAAATGGGAAGTCTCGTGCAGATATTGCCAGAGAATATGACATTACACCATCTGCTTTGGATCGCTGGATTAAAAACCAGAAAGAAACAGGTTCATTTAAAGCCAAAGACAATCGCTCTACCGAAGAAAACGAGTTACTCCAACTACGTAAAGAAGTGAAGCAGTTACGCATGGAGAACGATATTT TTAAAGCAAGCAGCGCTGATCATGGGACGAAAATAGAGGTCATTCAAAAAAACGCAGACCGCTATTCGGTATCGGCAATGTGTAAAGTCCTACAATTCTCTCGCAATACGTATTACTACCATCTTCGAAAAAAAGATGACCATGAAAAACAGGCAGCAAAAGCCGATTTAGAAGAACGTATTTTCAAAATTTTTCAGCGGAGCCGCAATAACTATGGCACAAGAAAAATTAAGAAAGAACTGGCAAAACAAGGTCTGATTGTTTCTAGACGTCGCATTGGCCGTATGATGAAAATATTAGGAATCTCGTCTAATTACACGGTGGCCTATTACAAGCCTCAAAAGAAACAGAGTAATGAAGCCGTTATTGCGAATGTATTAAATCGCGTATTTGAACAAAATCAAAAATACGCTGTATTAGTCAGTGATTTAACATATGTACGTGTCGGAAAAAAGTGGCACTACGTCTGCTTATTTGTCGACCTCTTTAATCGTGAAATCGTCGGTGCGAGTGCTGGACCAAATAAGGACGCAGCCTTGGTCTATAAAGCTTTAAGTACAATTAAAGGCAATTTATCGGATGTACAACTATTCCATACAGACCGTGGCTCAGAATTTGATAATCAGCTGATGGCTGAAGCAACGGAAGCATTCGGTATCAAGCGTTCACTTAGCGCTAAAGGTTGTCCCTATGATAACGCCGTGGCTGAAGCAACCTATAAGAGTTTCAAAATTGAATTTGTCTACCAAATGACCTTCCTCTCCCTTGAACAGCTCGATCTTGAACTTTGGGATTACGTCAATTGGTTTAATAACATTCGAATCCATCAAACACTTGGATATCTGACGCCAGCTGAGTTTAAGCAACAGCCCTTATAA
- a CDS encoding Ig-like domain-containing protein, whose product MQKFMKIVVAFLLVLSLGLPSVTTSSSAAEQWTAYPSNTTGDIHKSWKVTFSDVVNSSTVSPQNVYVKKENGEPVDVTATVNGATITVTPKAPYTVGETYTLYLHSSIQSVNERALPNTTFQFTVLSALEIANSVALEAKNTAEAIKTGQPVFANPFAGTKDELTRANAFVVDLEKAIRAAHEKVEAAQALINTAKATGVTVTELAGANTNINAAKKAIADAEKAVATAKQAIDTASITAQLAVAAVTVQTSSKVDVTLATAPAYELTKADSDKFRVTMDGTILAVTDVVKSQTDNKSYTLSIGTPSLSYPLTGKQGVLSVNNTKAVIPNSEFGYDFKAPTLVKVDALDSRHVKVTFSENMGQPEVASYQIYKATTPNSINTVTIAVLSADKKSVTLTLNGDSALVEGNYTLKVTGPVLDTAGNSLNENTMVNFPVATNQLSDKTRPSLTAADYDVRTGILNVTFDEEVKILNIASFSLGGERLSSNSTSIANNDGIKHQIKVDNKSAVDKILTNPLKLTIASEAVEDIAANRNLLASYDLTVAIPPNAKEASYSEYTKLLRVTFDQVIDMTNVDTTKFTVNVNGKSHQLTGGTVQVTKNFPIVDIELAKEDSQEIEKLAGESETGKLTIAAGAVENTENPAVMNLGPTDIPLTYIKDTGKPRVEKVTVTTVENRNNDMIEIEFTNPMEESTAKNLANYVFKHGDPSKSIPLTSENATVQITADLKKVTIKLKGIDLPTNTDYSLQVSNIMDSTGKRLDPELRTGKIVGDLINPTIASVTGSASDTEDIVAIYFSEAVTKESAEKLDNYKINSPAEKPIQRTGLPPTLTYSETETEFKVEIRYAKSAPTRILESGGKVEVTAINIADLAGNQMTEHNQSGDVLDKVAPTITKVQGRTVQSDLDEIIVTFSENVNKAMAENPANYKLEVAGANVPLDKLKAVEDVKYSTTTFTTTLYLDTSDKVNGHDADDYALKNGQALAVTVMNIEDEEGNIIVAPNNIGKGSVEGYIEGNTPKDNDKVPAKIVQESIKVKNAHTIQLSWDEEVDEAKLLASDFVLNKDGSPYQITAVKLDETKKLVELTVGESITFNETKLKLSTKGNPNLTDLAGNIVASFNDLAVKELGTTEMYSLKGASEKVAPSKFISIGDNQQISDLFKLTAGVTSNGEGFIVDTVSFDVTTTAPVLNKLQLMWSTDNIVGNDAAVSMPKTNIAGGSITFEGINKEIASGKSGYFYILGNVSRLGTVTIELSDATATSAQTSFKVESPSFKKVPGAEIVIDISEPKLEFLKSESNKKVEVRVVDDSPLAYSPTKGQLKSTANYKDSFEIVDAMGTKINSTVIQSAYYESDQQTITITTSNGLPTNQFIRLKAGEFTDLAGNAVATTLVAQGNGLNEVFVNPYELTNPDAYEGNFVQNATGTGPITYGPSAGTKEMNGTDKTVTVTGNASGIITLNNLDIKGNLVIDTPNASVIVGSNVKVAGTVTVRNVSSAGVVNNGEINHITIEKSNIRFINNKITENLTVQASQLKVGGTVLIPVVNIEIPATVELENNAKVTNLKVNSNSTIKIGVGAVVNELKVAGNSTVNITNSGTVEKITGDGIAFVEGKDPVVYEASIHQKTALEAIKLANNADTLEEVLNKYKSSTALNLNLEGYKQFDIKYQKEIHKLLYNSRNDYKNVIDVQTVFNNAVIDQKQQFEVDEVARNIANTLNVTTNGKPTFPILPSADYEISIADPIISPVYDQNGVGQKVGTATVTFTVMHKTTKKTAKTGNVTVTVSASDTGIVANFEVIQQGANAKLAVAPSPVQLAGLTFTAPPGEELNGYKFVLGAVKDGTTPTATVDTNTKIVTISGDFSKDDGEANYSTASEIQKVIQSEAGLSGVNVSGTAVAADTGMESAPFSNGTAQQNAEHEIFTITVKAKDGIASESGKVKFTVGGIGYEIVVTENMTVEEIANTLNSLLFNVPDYDTSVSANVVTLTARNAGDMQDLKGSILNQ is encoded by the coding sequence ATGCAAAAATTTATGAAAATCGTTGTAGCCTTTTTGTTAGTGCTTTCATTAGGATTGCCTAGCGTTACGACGAGTTCATCGGCTGCGGAGCAATGGACAGCATACCCATCAAATACGACAGGAGATATACATAAATCCTGGAAAGTGACGTTTTCAGATGTTGTAAATAGTAGCACCGTTTCACCTCAAAATGTTTACGTGAAAAAAGAAAATGGTGAACCGGTGGACGTAACAGCCACAGTTAATGGTGCGACGATTACCGTTACACCAAAAGCACCTTATACGGTAGGAGAAACATATACACTTTATTTACATTCTTCTATCCAATCCGTAAATGAACGAGCACTGCCAAATACAACGTTCCAATTTACAGTATTAAGTGCGCTTGAAATCGCAAATTCGGTGGCACTGGAAGCTAAAAATACAGCCGAAGCGATTAAAACAGGACAACCTGTATTTGCCAATCCTTTTGCAGGAACAAAGGATGAACTAACAAGAGCGAATGCATTTGTTGTGGATTTAGAAAAAGCAATCAGAGCGGCACATGAAAAAGTCGAAGCGGCACAAGCATTGATTAACACAGCGAAAGCAACAGGAGTCACTGTGACAGAGCTTGCAGGAGCAAACACTAATATTAATGCTGCTAAAAAAGCGATCGCTGATGCAGAGAAGGCAGTTGCTACAGCAAAACAAGCGATTGATACAGCATCAATTACAGCGCAATTAGCAGTAGCGGCCGTTACTGTGCAAACGTCTTCAAAAGTGGACGTGACTTTAGCGACAGCACCTGCTTACGAATTAACAAAAGCAGATTCGGACAAATTTAGAGTAACTATGGACGGCACAATACTTGCTGTAACGGATGTTGTAAAATCACAAACGGACAACAAAAGCTATACACTTTCGATTGGAACACCATCACTATCATATCCGCTAACTGGAAAACAAGGCGTTTTATCGGTGAATAATACAAAAGCGGTAATTCCGAACTCTGAATTCGGCTATGACTTCAAAGCACCTACTCTTGTAAAAGTAGATGCACTCGACAGCCGCCATGTAAAAGTGACATTTTCTGAAAATATGGGGCAGCCTGAAGTAGCAAGCTATCAAATTTATAAAGCAACAACACCAAATAGCATAAATACAGTTACCATTGCTGTTTTAAGTGCTGATAAAAAGTCGGTCACACTGACACTTAATGGAGATAGTGCATTAGTAGAGGGTAACTATACATTAAAAGTGACAGGACCAGTGCTAGATACAGCGGGCAACAGCTTAAACGAAAATACAATGGTTAATTTCCCGGTAGCGACAAATCAGTTATCAGATAAAACAAGACCATCATTAACAGCAGCAGACTATGATGTGAGAACAGGTATATTGAATGTAACTTTTGATGAAGAAGTGAAGATTCTAAATATCGCATCATTCTCGCTTGGAGGCGAACGACTATCATCAAACTCAACATCCATTGCTAATAATGATGGAATAAAGCATCAGATTAAGGTAGACAATAAATCAGCAGTAGATAAAATACTAACAAACCCGTTAAAATTAACAATTGCATCAGAGGCAGTGGAAGATATTGCAGCAAATCGGAACTTACTAGCAAGCTATGACTTAACGGTAGCGATTCCGCCAAATGCAAAAGAAGCAAGTTACAGTGAATACACAAAACTACTACGTGTAACATTTGATCAAGTGATTGACATGACAAATGTAGATACAACCAAATTCACTGTTAACGTAAATGGGAAGAGTCATCAATTAACAGGCGGTACAGTGCAAGTAACGAAAAATTTCCCTATAGTAGACATCGAGCTAGCAAAAGAGGATAGCCAAGAAATCGAGAAGCTTGCAGGAGAATCTGAAACAGGCAAGCTGACAATAGCTGCAGGGGCTGTAGAGAATACTGAAAACCCGGCAGTTATGAACTTAGGACCAACTGATATTCCACTCACATATATTAAAGATACAGGAAAACCGAGAGTAGAAAAGGTCACAGTGACCACTGTTGAAAATCGTAATAACGATATGATTGAAATAGAATTTACCAATCCAATGGAAGAAAGCACAGCAAAAAATTTGGCGAACTATGTTTTTAAGCATGGTGACCCAAGTAAATCCATTCCATTAACATCTGAAAATGCAACGGTTCAGATAACTGCCGATTTGAAAAAAGTAACGATTAAATTAAAAGGAATCGATTTACCAACAAATACCGATTATTCATTGCAAGTCAGCAATATTATGGATTCAACAGGTAAAAGGCTCGACCCGGAATTAAGAACAGGTAAGATTGTAGGGGATCTGATCAATCCAACTATCGCATCTGTAACAGGTAGTGCAAGTGATACAGAAGATATCGTAGCTATATATTTCTCGGAAGCCGTGACAAAAGAGTCCGCTGAAAAGTTGGATAACTATAAGATTAATAGTCCAGCAGAAAAGCCAATACAACGTACAGGGCTACCCCCAACTTTAACGTATTCAGAAACAGAGACTGAATTTAAAGTAGAAATACGTTATGCGAAATCTGCACCAACACGAATACTGGAGTCTGGCGGTAAAGTAGAAGTTACGGCAATAAATATTGCTGATTTAGCAGGGAATCAAATGACTGAACATAATCAATCCGGGGACGTATTAGATAAAGTTGCTCCAACGATCACTAAAGTTCAAGGAAGAACAGTTCAAAGCGATTTAGATGAAATTATCGTGACGTTCTCTGAAAATGTTAATAAGGCAATGGCAGAAAACCCTGCGAACTATAAGCTTGAAGTAGCAGGAGCAAACGTACCTTTAGATAAACTTAAAGCCGTTGAAGATGTAAAATACAGCACAACTACATTCACAACTACTTTATATTTAGACACAAGTGATAAAGTGAACGGTCATGATGCTGATGATTATGCATTGAAAAACGGCCAAGCACTAGCAGTTACAGTGATGAATATAGAAGATGAAGAAGGAAATATAATTGTAGCTCCTAATAATATCGGGAAAGGTTCTGTGGAAGGATATATTGAAGGTAATACTCCAAAGGATAATGACAAAGTACCGGCAAAAATAGTTCAAGAAAGTATAAAAGTGAAAAATGCACATACAATTCAACTTAGCTGGGATGAAGAAGTAGATGAGGCAAAACTTCTTGCATCTGACTTTGTACTAAATAAGGATGGATCTCCTTATCAAATTACAGCAGTTAAGCTAGATGAAACAAAGAAACTAGTTGAACTAACAGTAGGGGAATCTATTACATTTAACGAAACTAAATTAAAATTGTCGACAAAAGGGAATCCAAATCTTACAGACCTTGCGGGTAATATTGTTGCAAGTTTCAATGATTTGGCAGTAAAAGAATTAGGAACTACTGAAATGTATTCTTTAAAAGGAGCGAGTGAAAAAGTTGCACCTTCAAAATTCATTTCAATCGGCGATAATCAACAAATTTCGGATTTATTTAAACTAACGGCGGGCGTTACGAGTAATGGTGAAGGCTTTATAGTGGATACGGTTTCTTTTGATGTCACAACGACAGCTCCTGTATTGAATAAGTTACAGTTAATGTGGAGTACCGATAACATAGTGGGAAATGACGCAGCGGTTTCCATGCCCAAAACTAATATCGCAGGAGGTAGCATAACTTTCGAAGGTATTAATAAAGAAATCGCTAGTGGGAAAAGTGGTTATTTCTATATTTTAGGGAATGTTTCTAGGTTAGGGACAGTCACAATAGAATTGTCTGATGCAACTGCCACATCAGCACAAACAAGCTTTAAGGTTGAAAGTCCATCCTTTAAGAAAGTTCCGGGTGCAGAAATTGTAATTGATATAAGTGAACCAAAATTAGAATTTTTAAAGTCTGAGAGTAATAAAAAGGTTGAAGTAAGAGTAGTTGATGACTCTCCATTAGCTTATTCACCTACTAAAGGCCAACTAAAATCCACTGCGAACTATAAGGATTCATTTGAAATTGTTGATGCAATGGGGACTAAGATTAATAGTACAGTCATTCAATCAGCATATTATGAAAGTGACCAGCAAACAATTACGATTACAACAAGCAATGGTTTACCAACAAATCAATTTATTCGCCTTAAAGCTGGGGAGTTTACTGATTTGGCAGGAAACGCTGTAGCAACGACATTAGTTGCACAAGGAAATGGTTTAAACGAAGTTTTCGTAAATCCATATGAACTGACGAATCCAGATGCATATGAGGGGAATTTTGTACAAAACGCAACAGGTACAGGCCCGATTACTTACGGTCCGTCGGCTGGTACGAAAGAGATGAATGGTACTGATAAAACAGTTACTGTAACAGGAAATGCATCAGGTATAATTACGCTAAACAATTTAGACATTAAAGGTAACTTAGTGATTGATACACCAAATGCGTCTGTTATTGTTGGTAGCAATGTAAAAGTTGCGGGAACAGTGACAGTTCGAAATGTTTCTTCAGCGGGAGTTGTTAACAATGGAGAAATAAACCATATTACTATTGAGAAATCAAACATACGATTTATCAATAATAAGATAACGGAAAATCTTACTGTACAAGCTTCCCAATTAAAAGTGGGAGGTACTGTACTAATTCCAGTAGTAAATATTGAAATTCCAGCAACAGTTGAATTAGAGAACAATGCAAAGGTTACTAACCTAAAAGTAAATAGCAATTCAACTATTAAAATTGGCGTAGGGGCAGTCGTAAATGAGTTGAAGGTAGCTGGAAATTCGACAGTCAACATTACAAATAGTGGTACAGTCGAAAAAATAACTGGCGATGGTATTGCTTTTGTTGAGGGAAAAGATCCGGTAGTTTATGAGGCTTCTATTCATCAAAAAACAGCACTTGAAGCTATCAAACTCGCTAATAATGCAGATACGCTTGAAGAAGTGTTAAATAAATATAAGTCTTCAACAGCATTAAATCTTAACTTAGAGGGATATAAGCAATTTGATATTAAGTATCAAAAAGAAATTCATAAATTATTATATAACTCAAGGAATGACTATAAGAATGTTATAGATGTCCAAACAGTATTTAACAATGCTGTAATAGATCAAAAACAACAGTTTGAGGTTGATGAAGTGGCGAGGAATATAGCAAATACATTAAATGTCACAACAAACGGAAAACCAACATTCCCGATTTTACCATCAGCCGATTATGAAATCAGTATAGCTGACCCGATCATTAGTCCAGTTTATGATCAAAATGGGGTAGGTCAAAAAGTAGGAACAGCAACAGTTACGTTTACGGTTATGCATAAAACTACGAAAAAGACGGCTAAAACAGGTAATGTTACCGTAACTGTATCTGCCTCCGATACAGGCATAGTAGCTAATTTTGAAGTGATTCAACAAGGGGCAAATGCAAAATTGGCGGTAGCACCATCGCCTGTACAATTGGCAGGGTTAACATTTACTGCACCTCCAGGAGAAGAACTGAACGGTTACAAGTTTGTATTAGGGGCAGTCAAAGATGGTACGACACCAACAGCAACGGTAGATACAAATACTAAAATAGTGACCATTTCAGGTGATTTTAGTAAAGATGACGGCGAAGCCAACTATTCAACAGCATCTGAGATTCAAAAAGTAATTCAAAGTGAAGCAGGATTGAGCGGTGTAAATGTTTCAGGAACAGCAGTAGCAGCTGATACGGGTATGGAGTCGGCTCCATTCTCTAACGGAACAGCACAACAAAATGCTGAGCATGAAATTTTCACAATTACTGTAAAAGCAAAAGATGGTATTGCATCAGAATCGGGTAAAGTTAAATTTACAGTAGGTGGAATTGGTTATGAGATAGTTGTTACTGAAAACATGACAGTAGAGGAAATTGCCAATACGCTAAACTCTTTATTGTTTAATGTACCTGACTACGATACTTCAGTATCAGCTAATGTAGTTACACTTACAGCAAGAAATGCAGGTGACATGCAAGATTTAAAAGGTTCGATTTTAAATCAGTAA
- a CDS encoding S8 family peptidase — MKKLLVMFAFLFSLYGFTLQTQAEEWIVQTAKPEKLAHLQINALHGTPYYLVETSLAEAELAAIDGVIRIEKNEQIVLPDEQSSHLFQTFTIRKFEMPVFPYGGRQVKIAVLDTGINITDPQLAPYLEPGLSFVANETVQDRNGHGTMVTHIITEAAPKNLRVFPIKVMNHAGESSISTVIKGLYAAKDAGVSIVNLSFGAGVSSEALHNSIKDLSSHGITIVAAAGNSGGEGAFYPARYEEVIGVGSHDEVQQIASFSQTGAGVDVYVIGTNMKTRDLNGDVVYKKGTSLSAAYMTKQFAYYETLQLQTKPIWKQWLGYFLDDRKIYSVEDMNIAVLNQLDEHYEQWPAVIKQNKQPVAIEFSQEIDSTSIQLGAIFAIVEEQLFPLEVAIEKNKLLITPVNSWKTGVQIYLTTNVNSMQQQYLQQAVKFEIVN, encoded by the coding sequence ATGAAAAAATTATTAGTAATGTTTGCATTTCTCTTCTCCCTATATGGTTTCACACTCCAAACCCAAGCAGAGGAATGGATTGTTCAAACAGCGAAGCCGGAAAAGCTAGCCCATCTTCAAATAAATGCATTGCACGGGACACCCTATTATTTAGTGGAAACGTCATTAGCTGAAGCAGAATTAGCAGCAATTGATGGTGTGATCCGTATAGAGAAAAATGAACAGATTGTGTTACCGGATGAGCAAAGTTCACATTTGTTTCAAACTTTTACTATTCGAAAATTCGAGATGCCTGTATTTCCATATGGTGGACGGCAAGTTAAAATCGCTGTGTTGGATACTGGTATTAACATAACCGATCCGCAATTGGCACCTTATTTAGAACCAGGGCTTTCTTTTGTAGCTAATGAAACCGTACAAGATAGAAATGGTCATGGGACAATGGTAACCCATATTATTACCGAAGCGGCACCAAAAAACTTGCGTGTTTTTCCTATTAAAGTTATGAATCATGCAGGAGAATCTTCTATATCAACTGTCATTAAAGGGCTTTATGCCGCCAAAGATGCAGGAGTGTCGATTGTTAATTTAAGTTTTGGGGCAGGGGTTAGCAGTGAAGCTTTACATAACTCGATCAAGGATTTATCTTCGCATGGAATAACCATTGTGGCTGCCGCTGGAAATTCAGGTGGAGAAGGTGCTTTTTATCCAGCGCGGTACGAGGAAGTGATTGGCGTTGGTTCGCATGATGAAGTTCAACAAATCGCAAGCTTCTCTCAAACAGGGGCAGGGGTAGATGTTTATGTCATTGGTACGAACATGAAAACGCGTGATTTAAATGGCGATGTAGTATATAAAAAGGGGACAAGTTTATCTGCCGCATATATGACAAAACAGTTTGCCTATTATGAAACCTTACAGTTACAGACGAAGCCAATTTGGAAGCAGTGGTTAGGGTATTTTTTAGACGACCGTAAAATTTATTCGGTTGAAGACATGAATATTGCTGTTTTAAATCAGTTAGATGAACATTATGAGCAATGGCCGGCTGTCATAAAACAAAATAAGCAACCAGTAGCGATTGAATTTTCTCAAGAAATCGACAGTACATCTATCCAATTAGGCGCCATTTTCGCAATTGTAGAGGAACAGCTATTTCCGCTAGAAGTAGCTATCGAGAAAAATAAACTACTGATTACTCCAGTAAACTCTTGGAAAACGGGTGTTCAAATTTATTTGACGACAAATGTAAATAGTATGCAACAACAGTATTTACAACAAGCTGTAAAATTTGAAATTGTAAATTAA
- a CDS encoding S-layer homology domain-containing protein gives MKKGKTSQKLFKTVLAASVMTGAVTAVAPMYTDAAKPAISDISNNEHREAIISLLDRGVVGGFSDGTYKPKQQVTRGEAAKIIAKVLDLDTQNAKDPEFTDISKNHPYYGEIAALVNAGIISGYEDKTYKSGNPLTRGQMAKILSVAFGFQEEQLKGQRFTDVIATNWYSGFVQALLTNNITSGTSATTFSPNDFVTRGQLASFVVRSEKAAAVKNPSPIQPQPTQPKDEDTKPVTDPNEGKTETPQKPSQAEIEQKYMTQLSKIEGEANQNINRLLSEATSDYETKKANGEKIQLSDFISKYMGAASGLESQTDAAFNSVVSQLEAELAANGYSTESVKSISDSYNASKESLRNSILGQFGI, from the coding sequence ATGAAAAAAGGAAAAACAAGCCAAAAATTATTTAAAACAGTACTAGCTGCTTCAGTAATGACAGGGGCAGTTACTGCGGTAGCTCCTATGTACACAGATGCTGCTAAGCCAGCCATTTCAGATATCTCTAACAACGAACACCGTGAAGCAATTATAAGTTTGCTTGACCGAGGTGTCGTTGGTGGATTCTCGGATGGTACGTATAAACCAAAACAGCAAGTGACACGTGGAGAAGCGGCAAAAATCATTGCAAAAGTGCTTGATTTAGATACGCAAAACGCAAAAGATCCTGAGTTTACGGATATATCAAAGAACCATCCATACTATGGTGAGATTGCTGCACTCGTTAATGCGGGCATCATTTCAGGTTATGAAGACAAAACCTACAAATCAGGTAATCCGTTAACACGAGGACAGATGGCTAAAATCCTTTCGGTAGCATTTGGATTCCAAGAGGAACAACTGAAGGGTCAACGTTTTACAGATGTTATAGCAACAAATTGGTATTCAGGTTTCGTACAAGCATTATTAACGAACAATATTACGAGCGGTACGTCTGCGACAACATTTTCACCGAATGACTTTGTCACACGTGGACAATTGGCTTCTTTTGTTGTGCGCAGTGAAAAGGCGGCAGCTGTAAAAAATCCGTCACCAATACAGCCACAACCAACACAACCAAAAGATGAAGACACAAAGCCAGTGACAGATCCAAATGAAGGGAAAACAGAAACACCTCAAAAGCCATCACAGGCTGAAATTGAACAAAAATATATGACTCAGCTTTCAAAAATTGAAGGGGAAGCGAATCAAAACATAAATAGATTACTAAGTGAAGCAACGAGCGACTATGAAACAAAGAAAGCAAACGGAGAAAAAATCCAGCTTTCTGATTTTATAAGTAAATATATGGGGGCGGCAAGTGGCCTTGAATCACAAACAGACGCTGCCTTTAATAGTGTAGTCTCACAATTAGAGGCGGAGCTTGCAGCGAATGGTTATTCTACAGAGTCTGTAAAGAGTATCTCGGATAGCTATAATGCCTCTAAAGAGTCGCTTAGAAATAGTATATTAGGTCAGTTTGGTATTTAA
- a CDS encoding Ig-like domain-containing protein has protein sequence MKIIIAFGIIFFIVPEVETHAYSNPITFYFEDVDEDQNEIAGEIVYYQDAEFYFLNKENEKVGEIPVEKSTNNRSFIPTNTKLPVGALRIGAFGVREFDRDILYGVAPIFDGAWHSFVGDVTFYDTDLSKGGYGGYIEWTGPEYKGNLHGYEITVRQGDQKRDETLAIVPVNEGTTYRYELPSNTKIDDFKSAVIYGRNEIGDPTPAGMGFTMLDRYEINLLSKGIADLGERINVTVYNSPQSSKYNSVFLSTYSDEGRQNTQYSSLVAILDENENVISFVGELNEMNFFYKFPKDFPFPATSKYIGVYWKSHATGEIIGKSIKKLPDDLVSPPGNVEPISKPLQSSQVTIRPAGIHQYFVEVTNLPQDSELKVYGDQKNLLHSAIITAESYTKLLKVNDSQINQLQFSIVEKGSLESNPLSVAINSSKWIYLEEEINIPTNKEWVIKFNESVNLQDLTNEKIYILDSNGEKVPVHISGNIDYTNLTLQLKKPFENGHTYYIYVEDSVRNQSNQALGHGYIKKFIIQP, from the coding sequence TTGAAAATCATTATTGCTTTTGGAATCATATTTTTTATTGTTCCTGAAGTTGAAACACATGCCTATTCCAATCCAATCACATTTTATTTTGAAGATGTAGATGAAGATCAGAATGAAATTGCAGGGGAAATCGTTTACTATCAAGATGCTGAATTTTACTTTTTAAATAAGGAAAATGAAAAAGTAGGGGAAATCCCAGTAGAAAAAAGCACTAATAACAGATCGTTTATCCCGACGAATACTAAATTGCCAGTTGGAGCGTTGAGAATTGGCGCATTTGGTGTACGAGAGTTCGATCGAGATATACTGTATGGTGTTGCTCCAATTTTTGATGGGGCTTGGCATTCTTTTGTAGGAGATGTCACTTTTTATGATACAGATCTCTCTAAAGGGGGATATGGTGGTTATATTGAATGGACAGGTCCTGAATATAAAGGAAATTTACATGGCTATGAAATTACGGTTCGGCAAGGCGATCAGAAAAGGGATGAAACTCTTGCAATAGTTCCTGTAAATGAGGGGACAACTTATCGCTATGAGCTTCCATCAAATACTAAAATTGACGATTTTAAAAGCGCAGTTATATATGGACGTAATGAAATTGGGGATCCTACCCCAGCAGGAATGGGCTTTACAATGCTTGACCGCTATGAAATAAATCTTTTATCTAAAGGGATAGCGGATTTAGGTGAACGTATAAATGTTACTGTTTACAATAGTCCCCAATCATCTAAGTATAACTCGGTTTTCCTAAGTACTTATTCAGATGAGGGTAGACAAAATACTCAATATAGCAGTTTGGTCGCAATTTTGGATGAAAATGAAAATGTAATCAGTTTTGTAGGCGAATTGAATGAAATGAACTTTTTTTATAAGTTTCCAAAGGATTTTCCATTCCCGGCAACTTCAAAATATATAGGAGTTTACTGGAAGTCACATGCCACGGGAGAAATTATAGGTAAATCAATTAAAAAATTACCAGATGATTTAGTATCACCACCTGGCAACGTTGAACCCATTTCTAAGCCCTTACAAAGCAGTCAAGTTACCATTCGACCTGCAGGCATACATCAATATTTTGTAGAGGTAACAAATTTACCACAAGATAGTGAACTAAAGGTATATGGCGATCAAAAAAATTTATTACACAGCGCTATAATTACTGCAGAATCTTACACGAAGTTATTGAAAGTAAACGATAGCCAAATAAATCAGTTACAATTTAGTATTGTAGAAAAAGGGAGTCTAGAAAGTAATCCACTATCTGTAGCGATTAATTCATCAAAGTGGATTTATTTAGAAGAAGAAATTAATATTCCTACAAATAAAGAATGGGTAATCAAATTTAATGAAAGTGTTAACCTGCAAGATTTAACAAATGAAAAAATTTATATATTGGATTCTAACGGAGAAAAAGTTCCGGTTCATATTTCAGGTAATATAGATTATACGAATCTTACATTACAGTTGAAAAAGCCATTTGAAAACGGTCACACCTACTATATTTATGTGGAAGACAGTGTAAGGAATCAATCGAATCAAGCATTAGGACATGGGTACATTAAGAAGTTTATCATCCAGCCGTAA